One Roseimaritima multifibrata DNA window includes the following coding sequences:
- a CDS encoding MBL fold metallo-hydrolase, which translates to MPRQSAQADHIVFFTAWTAVGFFIGCVVVMELHCLGTAGYHPNETRHTSSYFIPEAGLLLDAGTGLFRLPPLIQTDRLDILLSHTHLDHVVGLTFLLGILHQHPVQTVRVWARQEKIDAIQNHLLDPSLFPVPLDVEWMALEEHTPDLLGGGKLTWFSLEHPGGSTGFRIDWPGHSLAYVTDTIADPIADYVGKIRGVNLLLHECNFRDTQRQWAELTGHSWTSRVAAVASMAAVKQLVFVHLNPLETDGDPIDLQAAQLLVPGAMIAEDKQVLQF; encoded by the coding sequence GTGCCACGTCAGTCTGCTCAGGCTGATCATATTGTCTTTTTCACTGCATGGACTGCAGTCGGATTCTTTATAGGCTGCGTCGTTGTTATGGAATTGCATTGCTTGGGTACCGCGGGATACCATCCTAATGAAACGCGGCATACGTCTAGCTATTTCATCCCGGAGGCAGGTTTGCTGCTGGATGCGGGGACCGGTTTATTCCGTTTGCCGCCGCTGATCCAGACCGACCGCCTCGATATCTTGCTTAGCCATACCCACTTGGATCATGTGGTCGGGTTGACCTTTCTGTTGGGGATCCTGCATCAGCATCCCGTGCAAACGGTCCGTGTTTGGGCTCGACAGGAAAAGATCGACGCGATTCAAAATCACCTGCTGGATCCTTCTCTTTTTCCTGTGCCATTAGATGTTGAATGGATGGCGTTAGAAGAACACACCCCTGATCTGCTGGGCGGCGGGAAACTAACTTGGTTTAGTCTAGAGCATCCGGGAGGTTCCACCGGGTTTCGGATCGATTGGCCGGGGCATTCATTGGCTTATGTGACCGATACCATTGCCGATCCGATCGCCGATTACGTGGGGAAAATTCGTGGCGTGAATCTTTTGCTGCACGAGTGCAATTTCCGCGATACGCAGCGTCAATGGGCTGAGCTGACCGGACACTCGTGGACGTCACGCGTTGCAGCGGTCGCAAGTATGGCCGCGGTGAAGCAGTTGGTTTTTGTGCATCTTAATCCACTGGAAACCGACGGCGATCCGATCGATCTGCAGGCGGCTCAGTTGCTTGTTCCCGGCGCGATGATCGCCGAGGATAAGCAGGTCCTTCAGTTCTAA
- the ribD gene encoding bifunctional diaminohydroxyphosphoribosylaminopyrimidine deaminase/5-amino-6-(5-phosphoribosylamino)uracil reductase RibD yields the protein MTANPPPQATPSRTSDDERWMTRALQLAAKGEGSVEPNPMVGCVIVKDGQVVGEGYHAKFGGPHAERAAFASVADKQAIAGATWYVTLEPCCHTGKTPPCTDIILQSAPARVVVAMRDPFPKVDGGGLRLLSAAGIQTDCGILESDAQNLNQPYLIRLQQKRPWVIAKWAMTLDGKIATKERHSQWISGPESRADVHTTRGRCDAVIVGGGTASKDDPTLTARPPGPRIPTRIVISKSGRLKLESKLVQTIDEGPVWLFTAADGNVINALADAGVTICPIPGNSPTEDLQSALIKCGEAGMTNVLVEGGGELLANFFAADLIDECHVYIAPKLVGGTGALGPIGGDGLAKIPSQGQFEYVRFETFGPDLKLVAKRKR from the coding sequence ATGACCGCGAATCCTCCCCCCCAAGCCACCCCATCGAGAACATCCGATGACGAACGGTGGATGACACGTGCGCTGCAACTTGCGGCGAAAGGGGAAGGTTCTGTGGAACCCAACCCGATGGTTGGGTGCGTGATCGTCAAAGACGGGCAAGTTGTCGGAGAGGGCTATCACGCAAAATTCGGCGGTCCACACGCCGAACGGGCTGCCTTTGCTTCGGTTGCCGACAAGCAGGCGATTGCCGGGGCCACTTGGTACGTGACGCTGGAACCATGTTGCCACACCGGCAAAACGCCTCCTTGCACCGACATCATTCTGCAGTCCGCCCCGGCCCGGGTTGTTGTCGCCATGCGGGATCCGTTTCCCAAGGTGGACGGCGGCGGTTTGCGTTTGCTGTCCGCTGCGGGAATTCAAACCGATTGCGGGATACTGGAAAGCGACGCTCAAAATTTGAACCAACCCTATTTGATTCGCCTGCAACAAAAACGCCCCTGGGTGATCGCCAAATGGGCGATGACGCTGGACGGCAAGATTGCAACCAAAGAGCGGCATAGCCAATGGATATCGGGTCCTGAATCACGCGCCGATGTCCATACGACTCGGGGACGCTGCGATGCGGTGATTGTGGGTGGCGGCACCGCAAGCAAAGATGACCCAACACTTACCGCGCGACCGCCAGGGCCTCGCATCCCCACAAGAATCGTGATTTCAAAGTCAGGTCGTTTGAAACTTGAATCCAAACTGGTCCAGACAATCGATGAAGGCCCGGTCTGGTTATTTACCGCCGCTGACGGAAACGTCATCAACGCCCTTGCCGACGCCGGTGTAACCATCTGTCCGATTCCCGGAAACAGTCCAACCGAAGATTTGCAATCCGCATTAATAAAATGTGGAGAAGCCGGAATGACGAACGTGCTGGTGGAAGGTGGTGGTGAACTGCTGGCGAACTTCTTTGCTGCCGATTTGATCGATGAATGCCACGTCTATATCGCTCCGAAACTGGTTGGAGGAACCGGGGCACTCGGACCGATCGGGGGCGATGGGCTAGCCAAAATCCCTTCACAGGGGCAATTCGAATACGTCCGCTTCGAGACATTCGGACCGGACCTGAAATTGGTCGCGAAACGAAAACGGTAA
- a CDS encoding SDR family NAD(P)-dependent oxidoreductase, whose translation MDLKLNGKLAVISGSTSGIGKSIAHTLATEGARVIINGRSQESVDRTLAELQLGDQAVGIPADLSTAEGCDSLIQQAAKIAPIDILINNAGIFEPCPFEEISDADWQRFFNINVMSGIRLSRAVTQTMKERGWGRIIFIASESAINIPVEMIHYGMTKTAQLSVSRGLAKSLAGSGVTVNSVLPGPTWSEGVQDFVKELAGDRDIEAFKENFFSESRPGSLIARFGQTEEVAAMVAFLCSEIAATTTGAAMRCEGGLVDTCF comes from the coding sequence ATGGATCTGAAACTAAACGGAAAACTTGCAGTGATTTCAGGCTCCACGTCGGGAATCGGAAAATCAATCGCACACACGCTCGCCACCGAAGGGGCGCGAGTCATTATTAACGGACGGAGCCAGGAATCGGTTGACCGCACGCTTGCGGAACTGCAACTAGGTGATCAGGCCGTCGGCATTCCCGCCGATCTTTCGACGGCCGAAGGGTGCGATTCCTTGATCCAACAAGCCGCTAAGATTGCTCCGATTGATATCCTGATCAACAACGCGGGGATCTTTGAACCATGTCCGTTCGAGGAAATCAGTGATGCCGACTGGCAACGCTTCTTCAACATCAACGTGATGTCCGGCATCCGTTTATCTCGAGCGGTCACGCAAACGATGAAGGAACGCGGATGGGGTCGAATCATCTTCATTGCAAGTGAATCGGCGATCAACATTCCCGTTGAAATGATCCACTACGGGATGACCAAGACCGCTCAGTTGTCCGTTTCCAGAGGCCTTGCAAAATCGCTCGCGGGGTCGGGCGTCACGGTCAACAGCGTCCTTCCTGGACCGACCTGGAGCGAAGGGGTGCAGGATTTTGTTAAAGAACTTGCCGGCGATCGCGACATCGAAGCATTCAAAGAGAATTTCTTCAGTGAGTCGCGTCCCGGTTCGCTGATCGCTCGGTTTGGGCAAACCGAAGAAGTGGCTGCGATGGTCGCCTTCTTGTGTAGTGAAATTGCCGCGACCACCACCGGAGCGGCGATGCGCTGCGAAGGCGGACTGGTCGACACCTGCTTCTAA